GTAAACCATCTGCCTGACGATACGTTGATTAATTTTTCCACCTGTCCTCTGTAAGGTGATATGACAGTTGTTTGTTCTTTGGGAATTCCTAACCGAAACAAAGTTTCTATCAGTTGGATTTCCGTATGATTAAAAAAACTCGGTTCTTCTCCTTCAGTTTCTTCCTCTGAATCACTACCTGCCGTATCAATCCAAAGGATTGGTGGATTATTTCCAAATACATGCGAGATATCCAGATTGTTGTTCCATTTTGCATCGGGATGGGTTAAAATTTTACTTTCATAGTAGGTTTTGTTGGGAAACCCAAGAATTTCAGGTTTCATTCGGAATTGTTTTTCTAAAAAGATCACCCGCTCTCCCGAATCAAAAGCCACTGCCTTTTCCAAAAAACTATGTAAGGACCCATGGTCTGGGTGGGAGAAACTGGCTCCTAGTTGTTTTGGATCACCAAAGAAAAACGTTTTTTTTCCAACATATATACCAAGGTAACATCCAGGATCTAAACTTTGAGTGGCTTCGTCCACAAACACATAATCAAACTCTCGACCTTTTTTTAATTCATTCCCAAATCCAGAAAATGTAGATACGATGAGTTCAGCATTGTCTAGTAATTTCGTTCGGATGTTTGATTCTGCTTCTCTGATTGTGGAAAGTAAAAATTTTGCTTCTTTTTTGAGGGCCTTTCTTTCTTCCCTTTCCTCTTTGCCAAAATTTCGTTTCCAGGAGTTTGCTTTTTTTTGAATGGCTTTCAGTTCGGTTTGCCAGTTGTGGATTTGTTTTTGGTCAGGATGTTCTTGGATGAGGTGGTCGATATGATGGGGCAGGACTTCTTCTTTGATTTTGGTAGAGTTACCCAACCGGATCACACGAATTCCTTTTTTTAAAGCAAGTTCTACAATATAATCACATGCGAAGTTTGTAGGACAAAGTGTTAATACTGACTCATTTTTTGATTTGATGATTTCAACAGCTTGCATGAGTAAGGTGGTCTTTCCTGTTCCAGGTGGACCAAAAATCATTCCATAATCTGCGATTTGAAAAATTCGTTCGAGAGGAGTTGCCGTTAGTCCTTGTTTGGGAGGATTGGGTTTCTCACCGAGTCCAAATCCTAAAATCCATTTTAACTTTTTATGGGATAGGTCATCTTTATCTTCTAATACTTTGGATATGATTTCATTATATAAATCATATGTGGATTCTTGGAACCACTTTGAAATTTGAAACTCACTATCTTCCCACTCGTAATCCCCACGTATCTGGACTGTTAATTGGGTATCAGTTGTTTTGTAGATATTCCCAAAAATGGATTCGGAATTTCCTTTTAGAAGCACAGGAATTCCCGGTTTTAACCACTCCTTTGCTTTTGTTGATGGTGAAATTTTGAATTCCGCCCTCCAAGTATTTCCGACTACAAATTTTAGATCTTCCAGTTCTGCGGCTTGAATGGCTTTCGATTGTTCCCCTTTTTCTAAAAACAAAGAACGTTCAAATTCACGTTCTTTTACCAAAATTGATTTTACGTTTAGAATTTCTTCTTCTAGTGAACCAAACTCTTGTTTTATGGTTCTTCCCATTCAATGTTCTCCAAGGTTGTAAAAAAACCATTTCTAAGTAGTGGTGCAAAATCAATAAAGTCAGTAGCTTTTAAGTATAAAGAATCTTCAATGGAATAAGCTTGGATGAGATTGTTGGCAGCATCTTCTAATTTTCCTAATCGGCAATGGGCTCTTGCTAAAATGATGAGTGTCTCAGGATCTATTTCCTTACAAAATTGTATATGAGTTCTTATCGAAAGAAGTGCATTTTCAGGATCTTCTGCTTCCAAATAACACAAAGCAAGTAAATCATAATGAAGGAACTCTTCTGGTTCCACCATTTTCAAAGATTTTTTTAAAGAAGCAAGAGCCGAATTAAAATCACCACGTGAAAAATAAAGGGATCCAAGTTCGGCCCAAATGTCTTTTCTGTCAATCCCACGGCCGTTACTTAAGTGTTCTTGGGAAAGTGCCTTTTTTAAAACTTCAATCGCTTCTTCAGACCTCTCCATATCTTTTAAGAGAGAAGCAAGGAGGAGGTAGTTTTCTAAATAGGATGGAAACTGAAGGATACTCTTTTGAAGTAAAACTTTTGCTGATTTGAATTTCTTTAATTTGATTAGATAACGAGAATATACGGTGATACTTAAGGGATGAGAGGGATAGTTTTGTATGATATCTTGAAAAAGAGATTCCGTTTCTCTGGGATTACCCACCGCATACAAACACCAGGCTTTTTTAGCTTTGATTTTGATGAGTGCCGATTCGTTTTTTGTATGGGATTCACTCTCTGCATAAACATTAAAAGCACGAGTAAATTCCTTTTCCTCTTCCAGGAGTTTGGCTTCGCGGATTAGGGAAAAAAAAGAACTCATCTAAGGTTTTTTACTTCAGGAAATCTTGGATTGGTCGATGTGTAGAATAGGGAGTAAAGATTGTAAAAGGAGGTCCTTTATGGTTCCATCTACACCTATTAACTCGATCGTCAATTTGCCGAAGGAAATTTTCCAGGCACAAAACCAACTCACCGAAAAACTGATGAAGTTGGCCGTGGAAGAGAAAGTAGGCCCTGCGGCAAAAAGCGAAAGGTTACTCGACATTTATTGTTAATCAGTCTACCCGGGTTTCTGGATTGAAAACAGGTCGTTTTCTTTCCATGAACCCTCCAATGGCCGAACGGAAGTCCTTGGAATCGAGCATACTTGCATTCCAAACTGCGACATAGTCTAAACCTTCTTCAATGGTCTTTCCTATTCCATGATTTAATACTTGTTTGACTCCACGGATGACAATCGTCGGGTTTTCTGCGATTTCTTCCGCAGTGGTTAATCCGGCTTGCAGTAAAGTATCAAAGTCTTCGGTGACTTTTGTCACAAGTCCCATTTGTAAAGCTTCATCAGCACTGATGTCTTTTCCTGTTAGGGCAAGTTCTCTTGTATGTGCATTTCCAATCAGATGGGGGAGCCTTTGCAGTGAACCCATGTCAGCGACAATGGCAACTTTGGATTCACGTAATGAGAAACTTGCATCCTTTGTCGCATAACGAATGTCACAAGCAGATACCAAATCAAGTCCCCCGCCAATACAATGTTTTTGAACCAGGGCAATGGATGGTTTTTTAGAATTGTAAACCGCATTGATTCCTTTTTGCATCGTGAGAATAAGTTGGTAGAGTTTTTCCCTACCATCTGCAAGTTCTCCTTGCACCACAGGTTTGAATTCTTGGAAAAATTCTTCTAAATCAAGACCTGTGGAGAAAGATTTTCCTTTGGCTGCGATCACAAAACAATGAATTTGTGGGTCTGCATTGATTTGATCCACCATATCGGGAAGGTCTCGCCAGAAAGGCCAATTCATAGCATTTCTTTTTTCGGGACGATTTAACCAAAGAATGGCTACGTTTTTTCTTTTTTCTATTTCAAAAAATGGAGAAGGGTTCATGCTTTTTTTTCTTCCTTTAACCAAAGTTTTTTGGAAAACATCAGATACACACCAAAGAGGATAAGAGCAATGGAGATATATTGGGACTGTGAAAATCCATGCCAGTAATAACCTGTGAGGAAAGTAGGGTTTCCATTCGCATCCGGAATGTTCACAAGAGTTGGAGGATCAATAAAAGGAATCACCGCTTTGTTCACACGTAAAAACTCGATGATGAGTCTTGCAAATCCGTGGATGATAAGAAACTGAGCACCAATACTCCATTTACGAAAGTTTTGGTATCTGGCCCAAAATTGGAAATAGGCAAAATATCCAAATGCCATGATTGATTCCATCACAGGAGTGTTCCATACGGGAACACCAGAAGGATGGGCACCGTGGAAATCAAAAACAAAAAAAGGAATCCGAGCATCAGTGGCAAAACCATAACATCCGTCTCCACTGACAAAACAACCTAGTCTACCGATCGCATAACCCATGCTAATTGCAGGGATGACCGCATCGTAATAAGCACCGATGTCTAGTTTGTGGTGTCGGAAGTAGAGAGTGATGAAAAGCCATCCAAAAAGTAATCCTCCAAAGAATACAAGCCCACCGCCGCTAAAAAGAGAGGACCAAAGTCCAGGGTGTCCAGGAAATCCGTTCCAATGAGTGAGTGGGTAAGAATACTTTCCATCATATCCAGGAACATCAATAAACACTTGGTCCCAAATTTCGAAGATAAAGAAAATTTTGGCACCCACTAGGGTACCTAAAATCCCAAGAAAAATCAACCAATCCGAGTGGCTCGGATCCAATTTCTTTCGTTCTAGCTCCTTTGGCAGAAGGTAGGAACCAACAAGAAAGGCTAACATCATAAGGAGGCTGAAAGTTGACAAACCTTCCCAGCCAAAGGGATTCGGAATCGGAATTCGATCTAACATAGGGGAAAGGGTAAAATTTAGGCTTAAAGGGGAAAGGAGAATTTCGAACTCAGGAAACCTGGAAATTTGGTAAAAAATTAACTTGACCCTAGATAGTTCAATATTAAACTACCTAGTATTGATATAAGGAGAACCAAATGTTCGATATCCTATTTTCTACTTCCGGGGACATCATTCCCCTCATCCTACGCATCACAGCTTTTGTTGTGATTTTCCCGCATGGTGCCCAAAAACTACTAGGTTGGTTTGGTGGTTACGGTTTCAAAGGAACTTACGGATTCTTTACAGGACAAATGAAGTTTCCTGGAATCTTGGCAGTTCTTATCATCCTTGGTGAATCCTTTGGCCCTGTTTTACTTCTTGTGGGATTTTTAACTAAGTTTGCTGCCGCATCGATTGCCATCATTATGATTGGTGCTGCTGTACTTGCTCATAGACATAACGGATTTTTTATCAACTGGAATGGAAACCAAAAAGGGGAAGGGTATGAATTTCATATCTTAGCCACTGGACTTCTTATTGCACTTGTTGTGGGTGGAGCTGGTGTGTATTCTATTGATTTTAATTTAATCGGAAAATTTTAAATAAAGAATTTATATTCGAACTGGTTCGGCCTTTGTCCCTGAAATACAATCAAACAAGGGTTCGAACCAATCTTTAATCTAAGTTAATGTATTCTTCCGGATCAAGTGGAGCATCAAGCCCAATCCGCACTTCATAATGAACGTGAGCTCCTGTCGCTTTTCCTGTTTGGCCCACAAGGGCAATTTTATCTCCCCGTTTGACTCGGTCTCCTGGATTCACTAAAATGAGAGAACAGTGGCCATAAAGAGTAAAAAATCCGTTTTCATGGTTGATTCTTACCGATTTTCCGAGGCCTCCCACAGCCGTATCCACAGCGATGATTCCAGGGCCTGTAGCATAAATCGGTGTTCCTTCACCGGCGGCAAAGTCAATTCCCGAATGGTATTCTCCTACAGGTAAAATTCCAAAAGGATCACTGCGGTATCCAAAGGTAGAAGTCACAACACCGATACCGGGTCTAAGTGGTCGTCCCCTTGGCATCGAATAAAAAATACTTTCTCTCATCGAAAGATAATCAATGGCATTTTGAAAATTGGGAACTAGGTTTCCGAGTCTGACACCAAACTGAGTGTAGGTGGTAACCACTTGTTGAAATAACAAAAGATTGGAATCGAGTTCACTTGCATCTTTACGAAACTCTTCTTTTAAGAGATAGTCTTGGGTGATCATTTCTTTTTCTGGGATTTCTTCCCAAGCAAGTAAATTGAGTGATTCGGTAGTGGACTCGAGTTCCTCCACGGAGTCTCGCAAGTCCTGAGAAAGTAGGTCATAAAACAAAAAAGATACTAACTGGGTTTCTGTTTTTTTCTCCAAAGAGAGGTCCCGGTCAAAGAGAAAAGAAAAATAAAAAAGAAGTCCAAAGGAAAGAAGGACCAGAGATAGGGAAAGTCCGAATAAAAACCCAAGCATTCCCACGGAAATTTCAATCTGAGCCAAAGGTTTTTCATCATTGGGGATGAGGACAAAACTTACTTTTTCCCTGCTACGGGAAATCCACTTCTGGAGGCGTTTTCTCCATCGTAAGTTTGCAATTT
This genomic window from Leptospira bandrabouensis contains:
- a CDS encoding prolipoprotein diacylglyceryl transferase; this encodes MLDRIPIPNPFGWEGLSTFSLLMMLAFLVGSYLLPKELERKKLDPSHSDWLIFLGILGTLVGAKIFFIFEIWDQVFIDVPGYDGKYSYPLTHWNGFPGHPGLWSSLFSGGGLVFFGGLLFGWLFITLYFRHHKLDIGAYYDAVIPAISMGYAIGRLGCFVSGDGCYGFATDARIPFFVFDFHGAHPSGVPVWNTPVMESIMAFGYFAYFQFWARYQNFRKWSIGAQFLIIHGFARLIIEFLRVNKAVIPFIDPPTLVNIPDANGNPTFLTGYYWHGFSQSQYISIALILFGVYLMFSKKLWLKEEKKA
- a CDS encoding M23 family metallopeptidase; the encoded protein is MAETYVTTAYERLQIANLRWRKRLQKWISRSREKVSFVLIPNDEKPLAQIEISVGMLGFLFGLSLSLVLLSFGLLFYFSFLFDRDLSLEKKTETQLVSFLFYDLLSQDLRDSVEELESTTESLNLLAWEEIPEKEMITQDYLLKEEFRKDASELDSNLLLFQQVVTTYTQFGVRLGNLVPNFQNAIDYLSMRESIFYSMPRGRPLRPGIGVVTSTFGYRSDPFGILPVGEYHSGIDFAAGEGTPIYATGPGIIAVDTAVGGLGKSVRINHENGFFTLYGHCSLILVNPGDRVKRGDKIALVGQTGKATGAHVHYEVRIGLDAPLDPEEYINLD
- a CDS encoding tetratricopeptide repeat protein is translated as MSSFFSLIREAKLLEEEKEFTRAFNVYAESESHTKNESALIKIKAKKAWCLYAVGNPRETESLFQDIIQNYPSHPLSITVYSRYLIKLKKFKSAKVLLQKSILQFPSYLENYLLLASLLKDMERSEEAIEVLKKALSQEHLSNGRGIDRKDIWAELGSLYFSRGDFNSALASLKKSLKMVEPEEFLHYDLLALCYLEAEDPENALLSIRTHIQFCKEIDPETLIILARAHCRLGKLEDAANNLIQAYSIEDSLYLKATDFIDFAPLLRNGFFTTLENIEWEEP
- a CDS encoding AAA domain-containing protein — encoded protein: MGRTIKQEFGSLEEEILNVKSILVKEREFERSLFLEKGEQSKAIQAAELEDLKFVVGNTWRAEFKISPSTKAKEWLKPGIPVLLKGNSESIFGNIYKTTDTQLTVQIRGDYEWEDSEFQISKWFQESTYDLYNEIISKVLEDKDDLSHKKLKWILGFGLGEKPNPPKQGLTATPLERIFQIADYGMIFGPPGTGKTTLLMQAVEIIKSKNESVLTLCPTNFACDYIVELALKKGIRVIRLGNSTKIKEEVLPHHIDHLIQEHPDQKQIHNWQTELKAIQKKANSWKRNFGKEEREERKALKKEAKFLLSTIREAESNIRTKLLDNAELIVSTFSGFGNELKKGREFDYVFVDEATQSLDPGCYLGIYVGKKTFFFGDPKQLGASFSHPDHGSLHSFLEKAVAFDSGERVIFLEKQFRMKPEILGFPNKTYYESKILTHPDAKWNNNLDISHVFGNNPPILWIDTAGSDSEEETEGEEPSFFNHTEIQLIETLFRLGIPKEQTTVISPYRGQVEKLINVSSGRWFTQTIDSFQGRESEIVILSLVRSNSDGEIGFLLNPKRLNVALTRAKSHLILIGDSGTLCQTKEFQDLYSYIESEGEIRSIYEFME
- a CDS encoding crotonase/enoyl-CoA hydratase family protein, whose protein sequence is MNPSPFFEIEKRKNVAILWLNRPEKRNAMNWPFWRDLPDMVDQINADPQIHCFVIAAKGKSFSTGLDLEEFFQEFKPVVQGELADGREKLYQLILTMQKGINAVYNSKKPSIALVQKHCIGGGLDLVSACDIRYATKDASFSLRESKVAIVADMGSLQRLPHLIGNAHTRELALTGKDISADEALQMGLVTKVTEDFDTLLQAGLTTAEEIAENPTIVIRGVKQVLNHGIGKTIEEGLDYVAVWNASMLDSKDFRSAIGGFMERKRPVFNPETRVD
- a CDS encoding DoxX family protein; this encodes MFDILFSTSGDIIPLILRITAFVVIFPHGAQKLLGWFGGYGFKGTYGFFTGQMKFPGILAVLIILGESFGPVLLLVGFLTKFAAASIAIIMIGAAVLAHRHNGFFINWNGNQKGEGYEFHILATGLLIALVVGGAGVYSIDFNLIGKF